The following proteins come from a genomic window of Palaemon carinicauda isolate YSFRI2023 chromosome 12, ASM3689809v2, whole genome shotgun sequence:
- the LOC137651027 gene encoding craniofacial development protein 2-like — MARIVYAMEQEISLERESVNEVESFKYLGTVISNTGSLDLEFSAWNIRTLQEVTNTNRLERRTALVCKELARFNIDVVALSETRLPEEGNIRESGKGYTIFWKGKALEEPRIHGVGFTLHSQLVHQHNLAPKAISERLMTVRIPITLNSHLTLISVYAPTMTSTDDDKAVFYTQHDHTIQTVPANNKLVGLGDFNARVGKDHRIWEGIIGRHGIGNCSANGQLLLGLCAEHQLVLTNTIFQLPKRHKTTWRHPRSKHWNTLDYVLTRDRDRGDVHITRSMPGAGDCWTDHRLLISQLSVAEADCQRRIREAQKTWWQRKAAETQSFATNVTCAASMQQQRKYSVPHGHQWAA; from the exons atggcgaGAATTGTGTATGCAATGGaacaggaaatatcattggaaagagaaagtgttaatgaggtagaatcatttaagtatttaggaactgtgatctcaaatacagggtctttagatttagaATTCA gtgcatggaacatccgcaccctccaagaggTGACAAACACCAACCGcctggaacgacgtacagccctcgtctgcaaggagctagcccgcttcaatatTGATGTGGTGGCTCtcagcgagaccagactacccgaagagggcaacatcagggaatcTGGAaaaggctacaccatcttctggaaaggcaaggccctagaggagcctcgcatccacggtgtcggttTCACCCTCCATTCCCAGCTGGTGCACCAGCacaacctagctcccaaggccatcagtgagcgcctgatgactgtccgcatccccatcacgctgAACAgtcacctcaccctgatctctgtctacgccccgactatgacctcaaccgatgatgacaaagctgtcTTCTATACCCAGCACGACCACACCATCCAGACAGTGCCCGCCAACAACAAGCTCGTTgggcttggcgactttaatgcccgagtaggcaaagaccatcgcatatgggagggaatcatcggccgccatggcattggaaattgcagcgccaatggccaactcctactgggtctgtgtgcagaacatcaACTTGTgctaaccaacaccatcttccagttaccaaagcgacataagaccacatggagacacccacggtctaaacactggaaCACCCTAGACTACGTCTTAACCAGAGACAGAGACCGAGGAGATGTccacatcacccgatccatgcccggagcaggcgactgctggacggaccacagactcctcatctcccaactctcc gtagctgaagctgATTGCCAAAGAAGGATTCGTGAAGCCCAAAaaacctggtggcaaagaaaagctgcagaaacaCAGAGTTTCGCAACCAACGTGACCtgtgcagcttctatgcagcaacaaaggaaatattcggtcccacacggtcatcagtgggcggcctga